In one window of Helianthus annuus cultivar XRQ/B chromosome 17, HanXRQr2.0-SUNRISE, whole genome shotgun sequence DNA:
- the LOC110926435 gene encoding V-type proton ATPase subunit c1 has protein sequence MADSTFSGDETAPFFGFLGAAAALVFSCMGAAYGTAKSGVGVASMGVMRPELVMKSIVPVVMAGVLGIYGLIIAVIISTGINPKAKSYYLFDGYAHLSSGLACGLAGLSAGMAIGIVGDAGVRANAQQPKLFVGMILILIFAEALALYGLIVGIILSSRAGQSRAD, from the exons atggccgATTCAACATTCAGTGGTGATGAAACGGCACCGTTCTTTGGATTCCTCGGTGCCGCTGCTGCACTCGTATTCTCAT GTATGGGGGCTGCGTATGGGACGGCGAAGAGTGGTGTTGGTGTGGCATCGATGGGAGTGATGAGGCCGGAGCTGGTGATGAAGTCAATTGTGCCGGTTGTTATGGCTGGTGTGCTCGGTATTTATGGTTTGATTATCGCTGTCATTATCAGTACTGGGATTAACCCTAAGGCGAAATCGTATTATTTGTTTGATGGATATGCACACCTTTCATCTGGTTTGGCTTGTGGTCTTGCTGGTCTTTCTGCTGGAATGGCCATTGGAATCGTTGGTGATGCTGGTGTTAG AGCAAACGCACAGCAGCCAAAACTTTTCGTGGGAATGATTCTTATTCTCATCTTTGCTGAAGCCTTGGCCCTATACGGACTAATTGTGGGTATCATCTTGTCTTCCCGTGCGGGTCAGTCCAGAGCAGATTAA